A portion of the Cryptomeria japonica chromosome 5, Sugi_1.0, whole genome shotgun sequence genome contains these proteins:
- the LOC131055474 gene encoding uncharacterized protein LOC131055474 isoform X2 produces the protein MIAIGFEGSANKIAVGIVKLDGTILSNPRHTYITPPGHGFLPRETAVHHLKHILPLVEAALKEAKINGHEIDCLCYTKGPGMGAPLQVSAVVVRMLSQLWKKPIVGVNHCVAHIEMGRLVTGAHDPVVLYVSGGNTQVISYSEGRYRIFGETIDIAVGNCLDRFARVLKISNDPNPGYNIEQLAKKGNQFVELPYAVKGMDVSFSGVLSYIEATAAQKLESEECTPADLCFSLQETVFAMLVEITERAMAHCDKKDVLIVGGVGCNERLQEMMRIMCSERGGRLYATDERYCIDNGAMIAYTGLLAFAHGMNTAMEESTFTQRYRTDEVYALWREKPFPVLKNIEDKECPISTTG, from the exons ATGATAGCGATAGGATTTGAGGGCTCTGCAAACAAGATTGCAGTAGGAATTGTTAAACTAGACGGAACAATCCTTTCGAACCCGCGGCACACATACATAACTCCACCAGGGCACGGCTTCCTCCCTCGAGAAACAGCAGTACACCATCTGAAACACATTCTTCCTCTGGTTGAGGCAGCGTTAAAGGAGGCCAAAATTAATGGACATGAAATAGATTGCCTGTGCTACACCAAGGGCCCTGGCATGGGAGCGCCCCTCCAGGTGTCGGCCGTGGTAGTGAGGATGCTCTCTCAGCTCTGGAAGAAGCCCATTGTGGGGGTCAACCACTGTGTGGCACATATCGAGATGGGCAGGCTCGTTACTGGCGCCCATGATCCTGTTGTGCTCTATGTCAGCGGGGGGAATACGCAGGTCATTTCTTACAGCGAAGGCCGCTACCGGATTTTTGGAGAGACCATCGATATTGCTGTGGGGAATTGTTTGGATAGATTTGCTAGGGTTTTGAAGATCTCCAATGACCCTAACCCCGGTTACAATATTGAACAG CTAGCAAAGAAAGGTAACCAGTTTGTTGAACTGCCATATGCTGTAAAAGGCATGGATGTGTCCTTCAGTGGCGTACTCAGTTATATTGAGGCTACTGCTGCACAAAAGCTTGAAAGTGAGGAGTGTACACCTGCAGATTTGTGTTTCTCTCTACAG GAGACTGTGTTTGCAATGTTGGTTGAAATTACAGAAAGGGCTATGGCACATTGCGACAAGAAAGATGTTCTTATTGTCGGTGGGGTTGGATGTAATGAGAGGCTTCAAGAAATGATGCGAATAATGTGTTCAGAGAGGGGAGGCAGACTTTATGCAACTGATGAGCGGTATTGCATTGATAATGGAGCAATGATTGCTTATACAGGCTTACTTGCTTTTGCTCATGGAATGAATACAGCAATGGAAGAATCAACGTTTACACAAAGATACAGGACAGATGAAGTTTATGCGTTATGGAGGGAGAAGCCTTTCCCAGTGTTGAAGAATATTGAGGACAAGGAATGCCCCATATCAACTACAG GCTAG
- the LOC131055474 gene encoding uncharacterized protein LOC131055474 isoform X1: MIAIGFEGSANKIAVGIVKLDGTILSNPRHTYITPPGHGFLPRETAVHHLKHILPLVEAALKEAKINGHEIDCLCYTKGPGMGAPLQVSAVVVRMLSQLWKKPIVGVNHCVAHIEMGRLVTGAHDPVVLYVSGGNTQVISYSEGRYRIFGETIDIAVGNCLDRFARVLKISNDPNPGYNIEQLAKKGNQFVELPYAVKGMDVSFSGVLSYIEATAAQKLESEECTPADLCFSLQETVFAMLVEITERAMAHCDKKDVLIVGGVGCNERLQEMMRIMCSERGGRLYATDERYCIDNGAMIAYTGLLAFAHGMNTAMEESTFTQRYRTDEVYALWREKPFPVLKNIEDKECPISTTGECI; this comes from the exons ATGATAGCGATAGGATTTGAGGGCTCTGCAAACAAGATTGCAGTAGGAATTGTTAAACTAGACGGAACAATCCTTTCGAACCCGCGGCACACATACATAACTCCACCAGGGCACGGCTTCCTCCCTCGAGAAACAGCAGTACACCATCTGAAACACATTCTTCCTCTGGTTGAGGCAGCGTTAAAGGAGGCCAAAATTAATGGACATGAAATAGATTGCCTGTGCTACACCAAGGGCCCTGGCATGGGAGCGCCCCTCCAGGTGTCGGCCGTGGTAGTGAGGATGCTCTCTCAGCTCTGGAAGAAGCCCATTGTGGGGGTCAACCACTGTGTGGCACATATCGAGATGGGCAGGCTCGTTACTGGCGCCCATGATCCTGTTGTGCTCTATGTCAGCGGGGGGAATACGCAGGTCATTTCTTACAGCGAAGGCCGCTACCGGATTTTTGGAGAGACCATCGATATTGCTGTGGGGAATTGTTTGGATAGATTTGCTAGGGTTTTGAAGATCTCCAATGACCCTAACCCCGGTTACAATATTGAACAG CTAGCAAAGAAAGGTAACCAGTTTGTTGAACTGCCATATGCTGTAAAAGGCATGGATGTGTCCTTCAGTGGCGTACTCAGTTATATTGAGGCTACTGCTGCACAAAAGCTTGAAAGTGAGGAGTGTACACCTGCAGATTTGTGTTTCTCTCTACAG GAGACTGTGTTTGCAATGTTGGTTGAAATTACAGAAAGGGCTATGGCACATTGCGACAAGAAAGATGTTCTTATTGTCGGTGGGGTTGGATGTAATGAGAGGCTTCAAGAAATGATGCGAATAATGTGTTCAGAGAGGGGAGGCAGACTTTATGCAACTGATGAGCGGTATTGCATTGATAATGGAGCAATGATTGCTTATACAGGCTTACTTGCTTTTGCTCATGGAATGAATACAGCAATGGAAGAATCAACGTTTACACAAAGATACAGGACAGATGAAGTTTATGCGTTATGGAGGGAGAAGCCTTTCCCAGTGTTGAAGAATATTGAGGACAAGGAATGCCCCATATCAACTACAGGTGAATGTATCTAA